The region TTCCGAGCTGCGCCAGGACGTCGTCGGCGGTCTTGGCGGTCTTGGGGTCGAACGGAACGATCTTCTGGCTGAGGAGTTCGCGGCGGTCCATCGCGGTCGGCCTTCGGCGGGGGAACGCCCCCGCGGGAGAGTGGTGCGGTTCGTGGTTGCGGTCGGCGTCCTCGGCGGGCGCGGCGAGCAGAGAATATACCCGCGCCCCGCCCGGGTACGAGAAAGGCCGCCCGGAGGCGGCCTTTCCCCGGCGGCGCGGCGCGCGCCGTCACTCGTAGCGCAGCGCCTCGATCGGGTCGAGCTGGCTCGCCTTGCGGGCCGGATAGAAGCCGAAGAAGACGCCGACGAGGGCGGAGAAGAAGAAGGCGACGAGGATCGGCGTCGTGCCGATCGACACGGGCCAGCCCTGCAGCTTCGACAGGATCTTGCTCGCGCCGATCCCGAGGGCGACGCCGATCGCGCCGCCGACGGCGGAGAGGATCACCGCCTCCAGCAGGAACTGCGCGAGGACGTGGTGGGCCTTGGCCCCGATCGCCAGGCGGATGCCGATCTCGCGCGTCCGCTCGGTGACCGAGACGAGCATGATGTTCATGATCCCGATGCCGCCGACGAGGAGCGAGATCGCGGCGACCGAGCCGAGCAGCATCGAGAAGGTCTTCGTGCTCTGCGCGGCCATGCTCATGATCTCTTCCTGGGAGCGCATCATGAAGTCGCTGTCCTGCCCGGGCTGGATGCGGTGGCGCTGGCGCAGCAGGGCGTCGATCTCGCGCTGCGCCTGGTCCACCGCGTCGCCGGAGACGGCGCCGACGAGGATCATGTCCAGCCGCGGCCGGCCGGAGAGACGCTTCATCACCGTGGTGTAGGGGGCGATGATCGTGTCGTCCTGGTCCTGCCCCATCGTGCTGCCGCCCTTCTTCTCCAGCACGCCGACGACGCGGACCGGCACGTTCTTGATCCGGATCGTCTGCCCGACCGCCCCGCCGGCGGGGAAGAGCTTCTCGGAGACGGTGGCGCCGAGGACGACGACCTTCGTCGCCGACTTGACGTCGGAATCGGTGAAGAACGCCCCCTCGGAGACGTTCCAGGCGCGGATGAACGTCCAGTCGACGCTGCCGCCCTGGACGGAGGTGCTCCAGTTGAGCTCCCCGGCGACGACCTGCCCGCTGGTGCGGGTGGCGGGGGAGACGTAGGCGACCGAAGGGCACTCGGTCTTCAGCGCCGCGGCGTCGTCCTCGGTCAGCGTCGAGTTGCCGGTGAACAGGCGGGCCCCGGACTGCGTCACCGCGCCGGGGAAGATCATGATGAAGTTGCTGCCGAGCGACGAGATCTGCGACTGCACGGCCTGCGAGGCCCCGTTGGCCACGGCGACCATCGCGATCACGCAGGCGACGCCGATCACGATCCCGAGGACGGTCAGCGCCGAGCGCATCTTGTTGCGCAGGATCGCCTTGAGCCCGACCTTGAGGATGCTCGCGGCGCGGAGCAAGCTGATTCTCATCGCGCCTCCTCTTCCACGTCCGTTCCCTGCAGGGTGGCGCGCTTTCTGTTCTTGACCGGCGCGTCGGAGACGATGCGGCCGTCGCGGAAGGTGACGACCCGCTTGGCGTGCTCGGCGATGTCCGGCTCGTGGGTGATCACGATCACGGTCTTCCCGTCGTCGTTCAGCCGCTGGAAGATCGCCATCACCTCGATCGACGTCTTGGTGTCGAGGTTCCCCGTCGGCTCGTCGGCGAGGAGGATCGGCGCCTCGGTGATCAGCGCGCGGGCGATCGCCACGCGCTGCTGCTGGCCGCCGGAGAGCTGCGAGGAGTTGTGCTTCTCGCGGCCGGTCAGCCCGACCTTGGCCAGCATCGACATCGCCTTCTCGGCCCGCTCGTGCGGCCCGTACCCCTGCCGGCCGTAGATCAGCGGCAGCTCGACGTTCTCGAGCGCGGAGGTGCGGGAGAGCAGGTTGAAGTTCTGGAAGACGAAGCCGATGCGGGCGTTGCGGATCTCCGCCCGCTCGTCGGCGTTCATCCGCGCCACGTCGTCGCCGCCGAGGAAATAGTGTCCGCTCGTCGGCCGGTCGAGGCAGCCGAGGATGTTCATCAGCGTCGACTTGCCGCTGCCCGAGGGCCCCATCACGGCGACGAACTCGCCTTCGTCGATCTTCAGGTCGATGCCGTCGAGCGCGCGCACTTCGACGTCCCCGGTCGCGTAGACCTTGACCAGGTCGCGCAGCTCGACGAGGCCCTGCGGGTTCAAAAGCGCATCCCCATCGGCCGGCCTTCCTGTCCGGCGCGCGTCGTCGGCAGACCGGTGACGACCAGGTCGCCTTCGTTGAGGTCGCCGTCCGCGACGACGGTGTAGCGGCCGTCGGTCACGCCGGTGTGGATCGAGACCGGGCGGAGCTGCCCGTTCGCGCCGAGGACGTAGACCGTCTGCTCCGCGCGCTTGCGGCGCTGCCCGCCGGCCGCCTCGCCGCGCCGCTCGCCGCCGTTGCCGTCGCCGTTGCGGCGGCGCGCCTGCTGGCCTTCGGACCGGCCTCCGGCCTGACCGCCGCCGGCGGTCGCCGCCGGCGCCGAGGCGGCCGCCTGCTTGGCGGCGGCGCTCCCCTCGGGGGCGTCCTGGGGGCGGAAGCGGAGCGCGGCGTTCGGCACGCGCAGCGCGTCCTGCACCTTGGCCACCTCGATCGTCACGTCGGCCGTCATCTTCGGCCGCAGCCGCTCCTCGGGATTCGGCACGAGGAGGATCACGGGGTAGGTGACGACGTTCTGGGAGACCGTGGCGTTGAGCCGGATTTCCTTGATCGTGCCGGAGAAGTCGCGCCCGGGGTAGGCGTCCACGGTGAACTTCGCCGGCTGCCCCATCTTGACCCGGCCGATGTCCGACTGATCGACGTCGGCCTGCACCTGCATCTGCGTCAGGTCCTGGGCGATCGTGAAGAGGGTCGGCGCCTGGAACGAGGCGGCGACCGTCTGGCCGACGTCGTACTGGCGGTCGACGACGACGCCGTCCACGGGGGAGACGATCTTGGTGTACTCGAGGTTGGTCTGCGCCTGGACCAGCGCGGCCTTCGACTGCGCCACCTGCGCCTGCGACGCCTCGTAGGCGGCCTTGGCGGCGTCGTAGTCGGCCTGCGCGTTGAGGCCGGCCGCGAGGAGCCGCTTCTGGCGCTCGTAGGTGACGCCGTTGTTCCTCATCTGGACTTCGGCCTGCAGCAGGTCGGCCTTGCGCTGCGACACCGCGGCGGCGAAGTTGGTCGGATCGAGCTCCGCCAGCAGCTGCCCCTTGGAGACGCGGCTGTTGAAGTCCGCGTGCAGCTTGGCGATGATCCCCGAGACTTGGCTGCCGACCTGGACCGTGGTCACGGCGGAGAGGGTGCCGGTCGCGGTGACGGTCGCCGTGACGTCCCCCTTGCCGATCGGCTCGGTGCGGTACTGCGGCAGTTCCGAGGGGCGCTTGGCGAGGTACAGCCCGTACCCGGCGCCGACGAGGACGGCCGCGACCGCGGCCCAGATGATCGTCTTCTTCACCATCCGCTTCATTCCAAACTCCCCTTCATGGCCGCGGACGCACCCCGGCCCGCCCGCGGGCGCGGTCGTCGCGCCGCGGGCACAATGGAGACGCTCAAACTATAGAAGCGGTCCCCTCGGGCCACCAAACGTTTGAAGCGGGGGGCGCGAACGGTCGCGGGAGGGTTCCGAATGGTCGTGTGGCTGCTGGGCGTGGTCGAGGCGGCGATGGACGCGCTGGGGTATCTGGGACTCGCCTTCTTCATGGCGCTGGAGAGCATGGTCGCCCCCGTCCCCTCGGAGGCGGTGATGCCGCTGGCCGGCTTCCTCGTCCAGAGCGGGAAGATGACCTGGACCGGGGCGATCGCCGCGTCGTCGGTCGGCACGCTGCTCGGCTCGCTGGTCGGCTACGCGATGGGGCGGTACGGCGGCTACCCGTTCGTCCTCCGCTGGGGGAAGTACCTCCTGCTCAACAAGGGGCACCTCGACCTCACGGCCCGCTGGTTCGACCGGCGCGGAGGGGCGACCGTCTTCGTCTGCCGCTTCATCCCGGTCGTGCGGCACTTCATCTCCATCCCGGCCGGCGTGGCCCGGATGCCGTTGGGACGCTTCGCCGCCTTCACGCTCGTCGGCGGGACGATCTGGAACTCGATCCTGCTGGTCGCCGGGTACTTCCTCAAGGACCGCTGGAAGACGATCGTCCACTACTCCCACCTGATCGACTACGTCTTCGTCGCCGCGGTCGTCGTCTTCGCCGTCTTCTGGGTGCGGAAGCAGCTGCGCCGCCGCGTCGGCACGGCCTGAGGCGGCCGCGATGCCCGAACGCTCGCGCCGGCTGGGGGAGATGGAGCAGTCGGAGATCCGCTGGATGACGCGGGAGTGCGCCCGCGTCTCGGGGATCAACCTCGGCCAGGGGGTCTGCGACACGCCGACGCCGCCGTTCGTCGCCGAGGCGGCGCGGGCGGCGATCGCCGCCGGGCGTTGCCAGTACTCGCTGCCCGAAGGGATCCGCGAGCTGCGGGAGGCGATCGCCGCCGACCTCGCGCGGCGCGAGGGGATCGAGGCCGATCCGGAGCGGGAGATCGTCGTCTGCGCCGGGGCGAGCGGCGCCTACGCCGGGGTCGTCTTCGGCTTGCTCGACCCGGGGGACGGCGTCCTGCTCCCCGAGCCGTTCTACGGCTACCACCGCCACGAGGCGGAGCTGGCCGGCCTGGAAGTGCAGCCGGTGCGGACCGCCGCCCCGCGCTTCGCGCTGGAGGAGGAGGCGCTGCGCGCCGCCCTGCGCCCGAACAGCCGCGCGGTCGTGCTCTGCACGCCGGCCAACCCGTCGGGGCACATGCTCGGCGCGCCGGAGCTCGCCGCGGTCGCGGCGGTCGCGCGCGAGCGGGACCTGCTGGTCGTCACCGACGAGATCTACCAGCACTTCGTCTACGACGGCCGCCGCCACCTCGCGCCGGCCGCGTTCGAGGACCTCGCGGCGCGGACCGTCTCGATCCGCGGCTTCTCCAAGGTCTTCAGCGTCACCGGCTGGCGCCTCGGCTACGCCTTCGCGCCGGAGCCGCTGGCGCGGCCGATCGTCGCGGTCAACGACGTCTACTTCGTCTGCGCCCCGACGCCGCTGCAGTACGGCGCGGCCGCGGGGCTCGCCCAAGGGGACGCGCACTACGCGGCGCTGGCGCGCGACCACCAGCGCCGCCGCGACGCTCTCTGCGCGGCGCTGCGCGAGGCGGGCGCCGCGCCGGTCGCGCCGGACGGCGCCTACTACGTCCTCGCCGACGTCTCGGCGTGGGGGAAGGGAACCGCCCGCGTCGCGGCGCTCGATCTGCTCGAGCGGGCCGGCGTGGCCTCGATTCCGGGCACGGCCTTCTGGTTCGGCGCCGAAGGGGAACGCTGGCTCCGCTTCTGTTTCGGCAAGAAGGACGAGGTCGTGGACGAGGCCTGCCGGCGGATCGCGTCGTATCGACCCTGAGCGTCGGCGGAAGGTCGTCGGGGCGTCGTCGTCCGCCGGTCGCCGTCGTCCGCCGGGCGACGGCGCCCGTCGCGCGGCGAAGGCCGCCGCGCATGCGTGGCTCCGAACGGTAGCCGGGAAGGGCCGAACGGTCGTCCGCGGCCGTTCGATCGGCTCGTTTCGGTTATCCTGATCCGTCCCGCCGCGAGGCGGGGTTCGTCTTCGAGGAGGCAGGGCATGAAGAACGTGAGATGGGCCGTCCTGGCGGCGGTCTGCGCCGCGGCGTTGGCCGCGGGGCCGGCGCGGGCGGAGGGGTTCAAGGACCTCGAGAAGAAGGTCGTCGACAAGACGCTGCCGAACGGTCTGCGGGTGCTGATGCTCCCGCGGCCCGGCGCGCCGGTGACGTCCTTCGTGATGTACGCCGACGTCGGCGGCGTGGACGAGAACCAGAACGCCACCGGCTTGGCGCACATCTTCGAGCACATGGCGTTCAAGGGCACGACGACGATCGGCGGCAAGGACTACGCCAAGGAAGCCGTCGCCCTGAAGAAGGTCGAGGACGCGTTCCTCGCGCTCCGCGCCGAGCGGAACCGCCGGCCGAAGCCGGACGAGGCGAAGCTCAAGGAGCTGGAGACCGCGTTCGCCAAGGCGCAGGACGACGCCCAGCAGTACGTGATCCCGAACGAGTTCGGCGAGGTGCTGGAGAAGAACGGCGCCGAGGGGCTGAACGCCTTCACGTCGTTCGACCAGACGGCCTACCACTACTCGCTGCCGTCGAACCGGCTCGAGCTGTGGGCCGCCCTCGAGGCGGACCGCTTCACGCACCCCGTGCTGCGCGAGTTCTACAAGGAAAAGAACGTGATCATGGAGGAGAAGCGGATGGGCGAGAGCCAGCCGACCCGCCGCCTCCTCGACGACTTCATGGCCGTCGCCTACAAGGCCAGCATGTACCGCTCGTTCGTCATCGGGCACATGAGCGACCTCGAGGCGATCTCCCGCACCGAGGCCGAGGCGTGGTTCAACAAGTACTACCGCGCCAGGAACCTCACCGCCGTGATCGTCGGCGACGTCGATCCGGCGACGGCGATGCCGATCCTCGAGAAGCGCCTCGGCCAGATCCCGGCCGGGACCAAGCCCGGTCCGGTGACGACCAAGGAACCGCCGCAGCGGGCCGAGAAGCGGATCGTCATGGAAGACCCGTCGCAGCCGTTCGTCTTCGTGGCCTACCACAAGCCGGACGTCAACGACCCGGACGACGCCGTCTACGAGGGGCTTTCGGACATCCTCGCCGGCGGGCGCAGCTCGCGGCTCTACAAGTCGATGGTCAAGGAAAAGCAGATCGCCCTGGCCGTCGGCGCGATCACGCAGCTCGGCCAGAAGTACCCCGGCCTGATGCTGTTCTACGTCGTTCCGAACAAGGGCAAGACCAACGCCGAGTGCGAGCAGGCGCTCTACGCCGAGCTGGAGAAGATCGGGAAGGAGCCGGTGACGGCCGAGGAGCTGGCGGGGTTCAAGACGCGCTCCAAGGCGCAGTTCGTGGACGGCCTCGACTCGAACATGGGGCTGGCGATGCAGCTGGCCTTCGCGCAGAACCTCCGCGGGGACTGGCGGGAGCTGTTCTCGACGCTCGACCGGATCGACAAGGTCACGGCCGACGACATCCAGCGCGTGGCCCGGAAGACGTTCGTCAAGTCGAACCGCACGGTCGGCCTGATCGAGAACGTCGCCAAGGACGCCCGCTAGGGCCGGGGAGATGACGACGATGAAGCGCTTCTTCGCGAAGTTTGCCGCGTTCGCGCCGCTGGTGATCGGCGCGGCGCTCGGCGCGGCCGCGGCGGCCGCGCCGCAGAAGGCCGCCGCCCCCGCGGCGCCG is a window of bacterium DNA encoding:
- a CDS encoding ABC transporter permease — encoded protein: MRISLLRAASILKVGLKAILRNKMRSALTVLGIVIGVACVIAMVAVANGASQAVQSQISSLGSNFIMIFPGAVTQSGARLFTGNSTLTEDDAAALKTECPSVAYVSPATRTSGQVVAGELNWSTSVQGGSVDWTFIRAWNVSEGAFFTDSDVKSATKVVVLGATVSEKLFPAGGAVGQTIRIKNVPVRVVGVLEKKGGSTMGQDQDDTIIAPYTTVMKRLSGRPRLDMILVGAVSGDAVDQAQREIDALLRQRHRIQPGQDSDFMMRSQEEIMSMAAQSTKTFSMLLGSVAAISLLVGGIGIMNIMLVSVTERTREIGIRLAIGAKAHHVLAQFLLEAVILSAVGGAIGVALGIGASKILSKLQGWPVSIGTTPILVAFFFSALVGVFFGFYPARKASQLDPIEALRYE
- a CDS encoding ABC transporter ATP-binding protein — protein: MNPQGLVELRDLVKVYATGDVEVRALDGIDLKIDEGEFVAVMGPSGSGKSTLMNILGCLDRPTSGHYFLGGDDVARMNADERAEIRNARIGFVFQNFNLLSRTSALENVELPLIYGRQGYGPHERAEKAMSMLAKVGLTGREKHNSSQLSGGQQQRVAIARALITEAPILLADEPTGNLDTKTSIEVMAIFQRLNDDGKTVIVITHEPDIAEHAKRVVTFRDGRIVSDAPVKNRKRATLQGTDVEEEAR
- a CDS encoding efflux RND transporter periplasmic adaptor subunit, with amino-acid sequence MKRMVKKTIIWAAVAAVLVGAGYGLYLAKRPSELPQYRTEPIGKGDVTATVTATGTLSAVTTVQVGSQVSGIIAKLHADFNSRVSKGQLLAELDPTNFAAAVSQRKADLLQAEVQMRNNGVTYERQKRLLAAGLNAQADYDAAKAAYEASQAQVAQSKAALVQAQTNLEYTKIVSPVDGVVVDRQYDVGQTVAASFQAPTLFTIAQDLTQMQVQADVDQSDIGRVKMGQPAKFTVDAYPGRDFSGTIKEIRLNATVSQNVVTYPVILLVPNPEERLRPKMTADVTIEVAKVQDALRVPNAALRFRPQDAPEGSAAAKQAAASAPAATAGGGQAGGRSEGQQARRRNGDGNGGERRGEAAGGQRRKRAEQTVYVLGANGQLRPVSIHTGVTDGRYTVVADGDLNEGDLVVTGLPTTRAGQEGRPMGMRF
- a CDS encoding DedA family protein, which gives rise to MVVWLLGVVEAAMDALGYLGLAFFMALESMVAPVPSEAVMPLAGFLVQSGKMTWTGAIAASSVGTLLGSLVGYAMGRYGGYPFVLRWGKYLLLNKGHLDLTARWFDRRGGATVFVCRFIPVVRHFISIPAGVARMPLGRFAAFTLVGGTIWNSILLVAGYFLKDRWKTIVHYSHLIDYVFVAAVVVFAVFWVRKQLRRRVGTA
- a CDS encoding pyridoxal phosphate-dependent aminotransferase translates to MPERSRRLGEMEQSEIRWMTRECARVSGINLGQGVCDTPTPPFVAEAARAAIAAGRCQYSLPEGIRELREAIAADLARREGIEADPEREIVVCAGASGAYAGVVFGLLDPGDGVLLPEPFYGYHRHEAELAGLEVQPVRTAAPRFALEEEALRAALRPNSRAVVLCTPANPSGHMLGAPELAAVAAVARERDLLVVTDEIYQHFVYDGRRHLAPAAFEDLAARTVSIRGFSKVFSVTGWRLGYAFAPEPLARPIVAVNDVYFVCAPTPLQYGAAAGLAQGDAHYAALARDHQRRRDALCAALREAGAAPVAPDGAYYVLADVSAWGKGTARVAALDLLERAGVASIPGTAFWFGAEGERWLRFCFGKKDEVVDEACRRIASYRP
- a CDS encoding insulinase family protein, whose protein sequence is MKNVRWAVLAAVCAAALAAGPARAEGFKDLEKKVVDKTLPNGLRVLMLPRPGAPVTSFVMYADVGGVDENQNATGLAHIFEHMAFKGTTTIGGKDYAKEAVALKKVEDAFLALRAERNRRPKPDEAKLKELETAFAKAQDDAQQYVIPNEFGEVLEKNGAEGLNAFTSFDQTAYHYSLPSNRLELWAALEADRFTHPVLREFYKEKNVIMEEKRMGESQPTRRLLDDFMAVAYKASMYRSFVIGHMSDLEAISRTEAEAWFNKYYRARNLTAVIVGDVDPATAMPILEKRLGQIPAGTKPGPVTTKEPPQRAEKRIVMEDPSQPFVFVAYHKPDVNDPDDAVYEGLSDILAGGRSSRLYKSMVKEKQIALAVGAITQLGQKYPGLMLFYVVPNKGKTNAECEQALYAELEKIGKEPVTAEELAGFKTRSKAQFVDGLDSNMGLAMQLAFAQNLRGDWRELFSTLDRIDKVTADDIQRVARKTFVKSNRTVGLIENVAKDAR